Part of the Ictalurus furcatus strain D&B chromosome 10, Billie_1.0, whole genome shotgun sequence genome, tacagaaatataataatGGATAATACCATTTATcaattagcattttatttattagtgttattattcatagggtattattattatttttattatttttattattataaggccCTTCACTAATTATTGTAATGATGACAGTAATACTAATTATACATATTGCTGTTAATAATTTTAGCATTGTTGTTTAAGTATTGTTGCCCTTATTACatctgctttcttttttcccccttctcttttaattttattttagtttaaaaatgtattaatgcacttatataaaaacatcacagaaTTTTTGAGTAAATATTTATtcctgtaaaaaagaaaaagcactgCAACGTCAAAATGTCAtaacatattttattaatgataaataatcTACACCTTGACATTGTGAAGGACATGCAGTTACACTTCATAAAAAAATGACGCAAATCTGCATTTCGTTCTCAGGAGGAAACACTATTAAAGgggagaaaacagaaagaaaaaagataaaaggCAACCAATGAACAGAGCTTAAAAATATAGAGCATGGATATGAACATTTACAGATTTACACAACATTTTACATCCAATTttattcctcacacacacccttagAAATCAGGTGTAATGcaaaaacaaccttttttttttttttttttttcttcctacagAGATtcagtacagaaaaaaaagcaaaagataAACTGAACACTTCATAAAGATCAGAAATTCAGATTTAACTGAATCTGTTCAAGTGTCCAGCACTTTTATGTGATCTTAAGTttataaatgtgctttttaaatatcTAATATGCATCTAATATGTTGGTTTTATGTCTCACAACAATACTGACAAAGATTGTTCtagcgcgcgctctctctcacacacactgcaacattGAGCGTTTACAGCGTTAAGTAACCAAAAGGCAAACATGACATGCTGCATTTGCAAattgggtgccaatacttgagGAGTAGTTCAGACAAATATGAAAATGTCTACAATCATCCAAGACATGTTCGATGTCTAAAGTTTGCATCTTTAATCCTGCACTAGAGCAACAAGGCTCATGAAGCTAATAGGTAATGGATGTCacccaaaatgtaaataaacacccGAATTGACATAGTTAACCTCTAcaataatattcataaataaaaagttaataaaaagtGTGAAAGCAATGAGAGTGTATAGAAtagtatttacacatttaagtGGAGCACTTCACTTCTAAAGCTTGAGACTCTGGGAGGCAGAGCAATACCAAACTTCAACTGTCCAAGATGGCAGGCATAAATAAACATTCCAGAATTGAGCTACAGGTTGAAGTACTGTGCACATATCAGGAGGTCCCACAGTAAAGTTTTGGATGACATTGACTTCCATTACTTATTAGCACCATTAGCCTCATAGCACCAAAACTAAAGCAAACTGCAGATATTAAACAAGCCTTAATATCTGAGGGGGAGGGAAGGAACAGGAGGTCTGGGAAGGGGAAGGATGGAAAGAGATGATGCATGGCATATATGTGTTATGtataatatttgtctcattcagtagtcagtgtgaggaacaccATCTCTTACAGGTCCTAATTTAAGACACATTTGAAGGAGTATTAAGAGATTCATTCAGTCACCCCTTTATTCTACATTCCCTCGATCACTGATTCACTTGCTTCCTTTGCTTTCCCTCCCTCCACAAATTCCTCGTTTACTAActctttcattcattccctCCTTTATATGCTCGCTCCTTAAACTTCCTCATGCTCCTTCTTTCCCTCAATCGTTCACTTATTCGCTCCCTCACTGACATACTCATATCCTCAATGTCTCCCTCTGTCCCAACCTCAATGTCATTCACTCACATACTTCTCCACCAGGGGGCGTGGGTGTAGCAGCACAGGGTAATAACTGTAGTGGAGGTGTTTTATTCAGTCATGCTTTAGGGAGCTAGTTAGCTGTGAAGGCTAGTTTTTAATGAGAAGGCTGTGGCACGTTGCATCAATATAATATCAGAAACCGGGAGATAATTAagcaattataataataaattaatgagCACACAATTTTAAGACTAAAgcacaagaaaaagaaaacccgCTCTAGTGGAATTGTAAAGGAGAAACCGTGTTactgtgagaaaataaaaacagtacatGTGTGAAatatgaagggggggggggagggggtgggggggggggagggggtaggGGGGACCACAAACAATACAACAGGACTGGCAAAACATGAAAGGTCCATCCCAAATGCTAgtgttaatacacacacacacacacacacacacacacacacacacacgagcaatCATGCTAATTAGCAAGCAGGTTTGCTCTTTATACAGCGTCCCTAATCCCACATTTTCGCAAAGGCAGTCTACTAGCATTTGAGACAGCCAAATCTCTCTAGGATTCCAATCCCTTAACAACTCCCTTTCAATTTCAGTAGTTTACACAGTTTTACTTAAATGTTATGAAACTTAATTTATAACATCAGGCACAGCTGTATGTCATTAGCTCTCAAGCAATAGAGAGCAAAATTCATTAGCTGTGCGTACAGTGGACATCAAATAAATCACAAGCTTTAAAGTGATGTTTCAGTCAAAAATGAAGTGTACAAAAAACCCCCTCTAGCAGTATGAAGGTTGCATGATGCCAAAGAGGTGGCTACAAGTTTCCATTACTTGTCAGCTATGTTAGCTGCAGTGCACCACTAAAGAACAAGGAGCAAACAAACCTGACAAAGGAAAGGATttcatattcatttcatttttggctGTTCCTTTAATTTCACGCCATAAAAAGCCATCCTCATTAGCAACCTTTATTTAAAAGTCCCAAATTATTCAacctttttatataaaaaaggcAAAAGGTCCATTATAGAGTCATTTTAGTGCCAAAAAAATTTAGTATTGAAATCTACAAACACcccaaagttgttttttttatttttaactatcccccaaaatgtttaattcctctcctaccacagcaatttaccaacaattttTAGTAAAGAACATCACATCATAATTTATCAGTTCATACTTACATTCAACGTTGTGGTACATTAATTTCAGCTTAGGCTTACCTATattctcaccagcctctctcgaCGTTAACAAGAAACCCCCACCTTTGTGTTACAAATGGCTGACATTGAGacaccttccataaatgttacagaagACTTTATCGTGTCAATGATTACAAACGTTTTAAGTCAGTTTACGTGGCAAATCCACCATACACATCTCTGTGAAGGAGCTTTTTTACcacagaaacaataatgtagtAGAACATTCAAAATGAAATTGTCTAAGCTCCCGTTATCTATTGGCCCACACTTCCAGGATTGGCAGATTCAGGGGTTACAGTCCATTTAGATCTGAGGAGATGAGTGTGAACTGGCCTGTTCCTGTAAAGCTTCCTGATAAAAAGGAATGTTTTACTTCTCATTCTTTGCCTATACCTGAAGAAATTGTTGAGCTGCTAGCCATTATGTTTTCATTACTTGCTAGTTCAATTATTACtagaaaaaaaacttcagaaGCCAAACATCTGAGGTAAAAAGGggacatttttacatttggcACAAAAATGACTCCATATTTGGTGCTGTTTCAAAAgtgatttaacaaaaaatataaataaataaaaataaataataataaaaaaaaaagtgtaaaggcCAACTAAACACCCATGTTGGCTCAAATCACATCTGTGTAGCGTGGTGTGGGTTTCTGCTGTTAGGAGGTTagtgaatataaatatactttTAGGTGTTGGTTTTATGTCATATTAGGGTGTCTAACCACCAAATATTTTTAAGACTCAAAGATATGTTTTTACATGGAGAACAAAGCTTCTGGTTTATGTTTGTAGTGACGTCCCATAGGAGGGACAAATTCACTTAAGTGGACAGTCCATGTCAATCCAAATTCAAACtgaattattaatgattaaaaacttGAATATAAGGCTTAGTAATGTGTATCGATTCCAACTAAACGGAAAAATACAGATTACGCCTTCTATAGGCAATAATAGCTGGTATACATGGGGCTTTATTAGCTTGTACTAACAATGCAGTTTTGTGGCTGCATgtcaaatttaaaaataaaaagcagggGCTTGGTTATCGCTGATGACTTTGCCTCTCTGATAACAGTCTTTAGGCCTTTGTTTCTTGCGAGACAAAAGTAACACGACACACTCTTGGCAACAGACTGAACAGCCGGCGGGTCAGTGTAGTTTTGCATTGCAGTGCGTGTTGAATACAAAAAGCACGTCCTCAATCACAGCTTCTGAGACTCTTGCCAAAGCACTACATCCTTCACCTATGACTCCAGTGAATCTGCTAAAATAAAGAACACAACACAAAGCCAAAAGAGGAGTTTCAAATGGTGCATAAGGTTTTAAGGAAACATTGTGATGATGAATTGTAAGAGGAGATGTGGCAACCCTAATGTGAGGTAATAGTCAATATTGTTCTTATTATCAACACACAGTGTCTGTTCAAATAGTCTAAAATAATTACTTATCCTTAAGAAGACTTTTAGTGGATGAGGACTGCATTGTGATTTTGCtaaatgcttatttattattattattattattattattattataataactgGCCATGAATCATTAATAAGCAAAAACTGTACCATCTTGAGGAGGGTCTACATTAATGTCCTCCGTCTCCGTGTCATCCTTCATCTCcgcatcctcctcctcttcctcctcctcctcctcctccagctctCTGGCGATCAGCTGTCTGGCCAGTTTAATGTTAAGTCCTTCATTATAATgcatcttcctcatcatttcaaACTGCTTCTTTTTAGCTGAAGAAAAGAGAACAGACACAAAAGAACCTCAGAGTCAGTTCAGATCTAGGTGACCTGTGGTTGTGTTTCATTATTGACTGGAGCAGATCAATCACAGGAGCCTCATTTCTCTTTCacattcctctgtgtgtgtgtgtccataatTAACTCCACAACTATTGACATTCTCGTTAAATATAAGCAGCAGAAATACCTTTGTTGTTTATTAGCAGGGCTCATCTTCATGGCAGAGGTTGCCAAAATTGTCTCTATATGACTTTATCCTGTCTGCTTCTCTGTCCACCTCTCTTGCCAGTCTGTCACTCACTCCACTTGTCTGTCTATCAAtttgtccctctctctgactgtccgTTTCTTCGACTGTCAGTCTCTCAATTTCTCCAACTGTTTATCTCTCAGAATTCTCATCTGTCTCTCCAATCTTCTCCCTTTCTTTGTCTGTTCTGCATCAGTTCTGAAGCACCCTAAAACTCAGATAAAGCCTCTTGGACCAGTGTAGAACTGTGATTTTATACAATATTGGTACTGGAGACAGAAGTCCTGATGACCCACCCTGTTCCTCTGGACTGAGCTGCTCTTCCTCCTCActgctctcctcctcttcctcccgcATACACCGAGGACCCGAACCTTCAGCCGCTGCCAGTCTGCACACAGAAAGAGTGGAATACTCattaatgaatatatacaaAGAGAACAGACACATACCcatacattaatacacacaaCTGAATTGTGTCAGTACACACACTGACACGGCCAAATATCTTGGAATTTTGCATGCAACAAGTCCAGCAATGTACCTCTGTAGCTGCAAGTATAAAAATATACTTTAGAAATGTGTGACTAATTTTGTAATATTAAGGACCATGATGCACCACACagccaaataaaatatttgtcttTGCAGCCAGCgtttcccaaccttttttcagtcatggcaccctttgaaaattaaaaaaaaaaaaagtggcaccctacacaaacaccaatgctagacagcgttaagcctggtttatactcgaTGTGTCCGCAATAGTGCGAGGGAGCTCGCTGCAAAACTGACGTCATCATGGAGTAGGCGGTCGATCGCGTTGAGTGCGCGAGGCCTCATTCCGCATGgcagttttcactgcatttttaaaaacttgccACACTGCGCCGCTTCCGGCAATCAATGACTTCGAGGTGACTCTTGTCGAAAGGTACGACTGTACAGGCAtctctatgatccatccatgcgggACCAAAGAGATAgagatgatccatccatgcgggACCAAAGAGATAgagatgatccatccatgcgggACCATAGAGATAGCCAGATGGCACAAAACTCATGGaaaggttattttttttatttttttatttttttttttaaaaaacagtgatTTCGATTAGCTTTGTACAAACTGTTGAAAgaataaagccaaagctgaaagcTTATTTTGGGGGgtgcaccatgttttcattcatcagtatcttcACAAAGTCTATCTAAACAtagtcactacactacaccttcAGACAGTGATTAAACCTCATTCTTTTGTATTTATACATAGAGACTTTTACACTGATGGGTGAACAATcacctgattttgtaaatgtgagaaatgacatttgcagGAAGCTCCCACTTTTTGCTGATGTCTACAgtaatttctaacatttacaaaatgagcctacaataaataagtctatttaatgaaagtaaaggtccatgtttaataaaaatcttaatgaaatgaatggaaaaaaaagaaaaagaaaaaaaacgaggCTTAATTTAGTTTTATATGTTTAGTTTtatgttctcatatttatagctgtattttgttgtaatgtgacaagtgataatctcaaggtttaCTGGGTTTTTATTgattctttgctcttttttttcatactgtgggttttagtgaagtttactgaaaactaacatcaataacaacaaacaacaatgactcctcagcattcagcaactCCACGCGAGACGCCACGTTTGTAAGCGTTATTATGGTTGTTCCAacaaactactactactctCAGCTACTTCCACTTGGTTTATAGGATGATTACTCCGAGTCGCCCCATTTCGTTAAAAAGAATATTACAACGGCGAGCGTGTCAAGCATAAATGTCTGGTCCGTTTGGGGAGGTGCGCACACAGTGAGTGGAGGCTCACGCTACAGAGCCAGGCGGaagtataaacaaggctttagctacatgaagttgatggtccagaagcttctggagcttttcttttaagaaatcggtccatattcttttgcactacacatGCATCTTCACATGCTAATTATTAAGATAGAAAACACACATACGTTACACATACTGATGTTGATGTGCTGCTGACAGGTCAGCGAGATCATCATGCCCGAAAGTAGTACAGCCCGATACTCCTGATTTGGCTCAACACATAGCTGCAGGCATCATTTAAAGCTGCACTTGCACACTGTACTAAACATCTAAGTATGTCAGTAAACCTACGATGTTTATACTAATTAGGCATACTATTTAACatgcagaatgtggtttgggatACAGCCCTGACCTCTAATTGAATGTGTATTACTGACCTCTCGCAACAAAGTACACAGCACAACCCACATTACCAAACGTTTAGTCGCAAGCAGCTTGCAGAGAAGGCTAAATTCCCAAGTCTTACATTCATCAGCTTTAATTACATGGAATAAGGAGAACAGACTGCACAAACAAACCCTAAGGTCACCTTGCTTGAGTATTGATCAGAGAGTAAATTTGAAACGGTCCATTCTGATTGGGAGGGGTGTTATGCAAGAGATAAGATGTGATGAAGAGGacaaggtttttattttacacactcACTTTTTGGCAAGGTCGTCCACAGTGAGGGCTGCGTTACCTTCTGAATCACTGTGcacttcttcatcatcatcatcttcacctaCCAtcctgaaagaaagaacagcCATTTATGATCATCCCTACCATTCTCAGCCGAAAGGAACacattttattgtgtgtgtatattagtaaGGGATGAATGCTGCATATTATTGCAAAGATTAAACCTCCC contains:
- the ppp1r2 gene encoding protein phosphatase inhibitor 2 isoform X2, with product MAAPRPVKGILKNKATTKPCSEVPFESTEPTGSGFTEDDQQKKSQKWDEMNILATYHPPDKDYGLMKIDEPSTPYNRMVGEDDDDEEVHSDSEGNAALTVDDLAKKLAAAEGSGPRCMREEEEESSEEEEQLSPEEQAKKKQFEMMRKMHYNEGLNIKLARQLIARELEEEEEEEEEEDAEMKDDTETEDINVDPPQDDSLES
- the ppp1r2 gene encoding protein phosphatase inhibitor 2 isoform X1, with the translated sequence MAAPRPVKGILKNKATTKPCSEVPFESTEPTGSGFTEDDQQKKSQKWDEMNILATYHPPDKDYGLMKIDEPSTPYNRMVGEDDDDEEVHSDSEGNAALTVDDLAKKLAAAEGSGPRCMREEEEESSEEEEQLSPEEQAKKKQFEMMRKMHYNEGLNIKLARQLIARELEEEEEEEEEEDAEMKDDTETEDINVDPPQDADSLES